In Candidatus Binatota bacterium, the genomic window CGCGTGGGCACGCGGGCCATCCTCGAGACGACTTTTTCCACGTCGCGCACGGTCACTCTTCTCACGCCGCCCTGCCCGCGCTCCCGCAGCTTAACGTCGGCACCGGACTCGTCGAGCACGTCGATAGCCTTGTCGGGAAGCAAGCGGTCGGTGACATAACGGGCTGACAGTTCGACCGATGATTTGATGGCCCGCGGCGTGTACTCCACGCCGTGAAACTCCTCGTAGCGCTGCTTGAGGCCAGACAGTATCTCCAGCGATTCTTTCTCGCCCGGTTCGACTACCTCGATTTTCTGAAAACGACGCGACAGCCCGTGGTCTTTCTCTATGACCGAGCGGTACTCCTTCCACGTCGTCGTACCAATGCAACGCAGTTCACCCGATGCCAGCGCCGGCTTGAGAATGGCCGAAGCGTCGAGCGCCCCGCCGGATGCAGCGCCGGCGCCAACAATGGTATGCATCTCATCGATGAAGAGCACCGTGTCACTGCCGGCCTCGTCGAGGGCCGACATGACGGCCTTCAGCCGTTCTTCAAAATCACCGCGATAACGCGTGCCCGCCGTGAGCGAGCCCATGTCGAGCGAGTAGATGACGGTGTCGCGCAGGCAGGCGGGCACGTTGCCATGAAAGATAGCCATGGCCAGGCCCTCAACGATGGCCGTCTTGCCCACGCCCGCGTCACCCACCAGCACCGGGTTGTTCTTGCGGCGACGTGCGAGCACGGCGATGCTGCGATCGAGTTCCGCGCGGCGCCCGATGAGCGGGTCGATCTCGTCGCGGGCGGCCTTCAGGTTGAGGTTGACGCAGAATCTCGCCAGCGGCTCGGACAGCTCGGCTTCGCGCTCGGGGTCATCACCGCCTGCGCCACCTTCGCCCTCGGGCCACGGCGATGAGTCGGCATCTTCGCCCTCTCCGGCGTCCGGTCCGAGGCTACCGAGACCGTGCGAAAGAAAACGTACCACGTCGTAACGGCTCACCCCGTGGCGCTTGAGATACCAGGCGGCGTGGGATTCCTCGTCGCGGAACATCGCCGTGAGCAGGTTGCTGCCGTCCATGCTCTCCTTCCCGGACGACTGCACGTGCGAGGCGGCCAGCTGAAGGACGAGTTGGGCGCCAATGGTGTAGCCCGGTGCCCAGGCCACAGCATCGCTGGGCGTAAGCTCAGACCCGGTGTTGGCCAGGCCATCGCCCGAAGAAGCCGCGTCACCGTCATCGAGATCGCCTGCCTGGGAATCGATATCCTCTCCTGCTGCGTCGTCCGTGTCGGTCGTCGCCGCAGCGAGTAGCGGTACCACCGGCGAATTTTCGTCGAGAAAGGACCGTAATTCGGAGGCGAGCTTTCCCAGGTCAACACCCAGACCCGATAAAACCCGTGCCGCGTCCGGATCCTCGAGCAGTGCCAGCAGCAGGTGCTCCACCGACACGAACTCGTGCCGCCTCGTGGTTGCGTAGTCCACCGCGCGCAACATCGTGCGTTCGAGTTCGTCAGATATTCTCATGCGCCGTCACCCTGCCGTCCGCTGTCGTCGGCTCCTTCATCTTCGCCCTCGGCCACCTCGAGCCTGCATTCGAGGGGATGCTCGTGGCGCTGCGCCAGCTCATGAACCTGCGCCGCCTTGGTGCGGGCCGTGTCGTGAGCGTAGACACCGCAGCAACCCTTGCCCTTGTTGTGCACGTCCAGCATGAGCCGCACGGCTTCTTCGTGTGGCTTGTAAAACACAGCCTCGAGTATCCAAACCACGAATTCCATCGGGGTGTAGTCGTCGTTGAGCACCAGCACCCGGTACATCGACGGCCGCTTGAGCGCCGTCCGTCGACGGGTGAGCAGCTGGGCCTCGCCACTACTGTCGCGACCATTCAAACGGTCGGCTGCGTCCCGGGCGTTGCGCGGCCCTGCCGACGCGGCTGCAAACTGACTCCAAACA contains:
- a CDS encoding AAA family ATPase yields the protein MRISDELERTMLRAVDYATTRRHEFVSVEHLLLALLEDPDAARVLSGLGVDLGKLASELRSFLDENSPVVPLLAAATTDTDDAAGEDIDSQAGDLDDGDAASSGDGLANTGSELTPSDAVAWAPGYTIGAQLVLQLAASHVQSSGKESMDGSNLLTAMFRDEESHAAWYLKRHGVSRYDVVRFLSHGLGSLGPDAGEGEDADSSPWPEGEGGAGGDDPEREAELSEPLARFCVNLNLKAARDEIDPLIGRRAELDRSIAVLARRRKNNPVLVGDAGVGKTAIVEGLAMAIFHGNVPACLRDTVIYSLDMGSLTAGTRYRGDFEERLKAVMSALDEAGSDTVLFIDEMHTIVGAGAASGGALDASAILKPALASGELRCIGTTTWKEYRSVIEKDHGLSRRFQKIEVVEPGEKESLEILSGLKQRYEEFHGVEYTPRAIKSSVELSARYVTDRLLPDKAIDVLDESGADVKLRERGQGGVRRVTVRDVEKVVSRMARVPTRTVHVHDRRRLETLDRDIRLMVYGQDEAVAKVVSAIRLSRSGLAEPDKPVGSFLFAGPTGVGKTELARQLALSMGVEFLRFDMSEYMEKHTVSRLIGAPPGYVGYDQGGQLTDAVHRTPHAVVLFDEIEKAHEDVFNILLQVMDYATLTDNNGRKSDFRQVVLIMTTNSGARDAEANAIGFEQTADGAGRSMKAIEKLFSPEFRNRLSAIVPFNPLPIEVAEQVVEKIGSELEARLKSRNVSLVIEASALSWLARKGYDPAFGARPLRRLVEKEISGVLSDEILFGRLAHGGQVRVSAGEISPGEEGLVFDYESRD
- the clpS gene encoding ATP-dependent Clp protease adapter ClpS, translated to MDVWSQFAAASAGPRNARDAADRLNGRDSSGEAQLLTRRRTALKRPSMYRVLVLNDDYTPMEFVVWILEAVFYKPHEEAVRLMLDVHNKGKGCCGVYAHDTARTKAAQVHELAQRHEHPLECRLEVAEGEDEGADDSGRQGDGA